In a genomic window of Gossypium arboreum isolate Shixiya-1 chromosome 7, ASM2569848v2, whole genome shotgun sequence:
- the LOC108488506 gene encoding BTB/POZ domain-containing protein NPY1-like: MKFMKLGSKPDAFQVDGKCIRHVTSDLATDIIIKVGDLKFYLHKFPLLSKSNHMQKLVQKASEENCDEINMVDFPGGPNAFEICAKFCYGMAVTLNAYNVVAARCAAEYLEMTEDVDRGNLIFKIEVFLNSSIFHSWKDSIIVLRTAKSLLPWSENLKIVGRCIDSIASKTSVDPANITWSYTYNRKLSVQDKIVGDSMKLREKIESVPKDWWVEDICELEIDLYKRVMTAVKSKGRMDGAVIGEALKTYAVRWLPDSVDALVSGVHSWRNKLLVETIACLLPSDNGVGCSCSFLLKLLKVAVLAGMDDSSKEDLVKRISLKLHEASVKDLLIPARSPQTTLYDVGMVQSIVNQYMMHEQRSQDVEPGKSAGFVLGHGSLLSVGKLIDGYLGEIAHDPNLSLTSFIDLSCSVSELARPVHDGLYKAIDIYLKEHPNLTKAERKKICGLMDVKKLTMEASMHAAQNDRLPLRVVVQVLFFEQVKAATRAQSRNSDARTTCVSKMSPDEEWDKTMGEDCRSLKKKMSEVETNEDGGEKNSKMGKKKSRNSKNGVQLLPSRSRRIFDKLWVVGVGKGHVENRSSETSGSSQSSAVGVRDNTNKSSGIPSRHRRHSVS; the protein is encoded by the exons ATGAAGTTTATGAAGCTTGGCTCGAAGCCTGACGCCTTCCAAGTTGATGGCAAATGTATCAG GCATGTCACATCTGATTTGGCAACTGATATCATCATTAAGGTTGGCGACCTGAAATTTTACCTTCACAAG TTCCCTTTATTGTCTAAGAGCAACCACATGCAAAAACTAGTGCAGAAAGCCAGTGAAGAGAACTGTGATGAAATTAATATGGTTGATTTTCCTGGTGGGCCAAATGCATTTGAAATTTGTGCAAAATTCTGTTATGGGATGGCTGTTACTTTAAATGCTTACAATGTTGTTGCTGCACGTTGTGCTGCCGAATACCTAGAGATGACTGAGGATGTTGATCGAGGTAATCTGATTTTTAAAATCGAAGTCTTTCTTAATTCTAGTATATTCCACAGTTGGAAAGATTCCATTATTGTTCTAAGAACCGCGAAGTCTCTCCTACCATGGTCTGAAAACCTGAAGATTGTTGGAAGATGCATTGATTCCATTGCATCTAAGACCTCTGTGGATCCGGCGAACATCACATGGTCCTACACCTATAACCGGAAATTATCAGTACAGGACAAGATAGTTGGTGACAGTATGAAACTTCGAGAGAAGATTGAATCTGTCCCGAAGGATTGGTGGGTTGAAGATATATGTGAGTTAGAGATTGATCTGTACAAGCGAGTCATGACTGCTGTGAAATCAAAGGGAAGAATGGATGGTGCAGTCATTGGTGAGGCACTGAAAACTTATGCTGTCAGATGGTTGCCGGATTCTGTCGATGCGTTGGTTTCTGGTGTACATTCATGGAGAAACAAATTACTAGTGGAAACAATTGCGTGCTTGTTGCCTTCGGATAATGGTGTGGGTTGTTCATGTAGTTTCTTGCTGAAGTTGTTGAAAGTTGCTGTTTTGGCCGGGATGGATGATTCATCCAAGGAAGATTTAGTGAAGAGGATAAGTTTAAAGTTGCATGAAGCTTCGGTTAAAGATTTATTAATCCCGGCACGGTCTCCCCAAACTACCTTATATGATGTTGGAATGGTGCAGTCTATAGTTAACCAGTATATGATGCATGAACAACGTAGTCAAGATGTAGAACCTGGAAAGAGTGCTGGTTTTGTACTAGGGCATGGATCCTTGTTGAGTGTTGGTAAACTGATTGACGGGTATCTTGGAGAAATTGCACACGACCCGAATCTTTCTCTTACCAGTTTCATTGACTTGTCTTGTTCTGTCTCCGAGCTTGCTAGACCAGTTCATGATGGACTCTATAAAGCCATTGACATCTACCTGAAG GAGCATCCAAACTTGACTAAGgctgaaagaaagaaaatttgtgGGCTGATGGATGTGAAGAAATTGACAATGGAAGCATCTATGCATGCTGCACAGAACGATAGACTTCCGCTACGAGTTGTAGTTCAAGTTCTCTTCTTCGAACAGGTTAAGGCTGCAACTAGAGCTCAATCACGTAACTCCGATGCCCGCACTACTTGCGTTTCCAAGATGAGCCCCGATGAAGAATGGGACAAGACCATGGGCGAAGATTGTCGGTCCCTCAAAAAAAAGATGAGTGAAGTCGAGACAAATGAGGATGGAGGCGAGAAAAACAGTAAAATGGGCAAGAAGAAGAGCAGAAACAGTAAGAATGGGGTGCAGCTGCTGCCATCACGATCTAGAAGAATATTTGACAAGCTGTGGGTAGTGGGAGTGGGAAAGGGGCATGTGGAGAACAGAAGTTCAGAGACGTCAGGAAGTTCTCAAAGCTCAGCGGTTGGGGTTCGAGATAACACTAACAAGTCTTCGGGGATTCCTTCAAGACACAGGAGACATTCAGTTTCATAG
- the LOC108469332 gene encoding uncharacterized protein LOC108469332, with protein MVLRYSIIVSFLLFLVVNLTHPRFTESLPRCKAWLVQSIPTDMPHLPPVPGVLSTGDVFKWLAYNSTDKLDIIAQYWQLKAHPEDSRSGDYGYSKADMHRFGAHQGFSVYTALENAADRDVDIRLVQHSGVYPDYTKEPSSLAARRPNVKSVTLLLDKWWGSGIVHAKVWISDNRDVYIGSANNDWKSLTQVKEVGIYLVGCPKVARKVGVYFHNLWRLAHLDDSAYTTTILDQQWQIQRKVPCWSHFIESDMRCTPQLPRFEEIPYVAGYPTLSDPKILKLIIDAPGYGYTSSVPQSSYLSFSPPELSFGRFQPDEQGWLDTIKSVSDGGTVRISTMDWLGQSQYMDRTVYWSSLSTAISEVVFSKHAKVKILVAYWAHFINNTDLYLKSLLYSNVLCTSSKNNECSGKVEIKYYKVPGYNMTGPAIVNGKKTGNLYPAFTRVNHGKYAVSDIRGHISTSNLIWDYFYTTAGVSFGTYNPAIVAQLQEIFDADWNSPYAVPVEGLSDGHACSS; from the exons ATGGTGCTCAGGTACAGTATCATCGTATCATTCTTGTTGTTTTTGGTGGTCAACTTGACTCACCCACGTTTCACTGAGTCACTGCCACGATGCAAAGCTTGGTTGGTCCAATCCATCCCAACTGACATGCCCCATCTCCCTCCAGTTCCTGGTGTTCTTTCCACTG GTGATGTTTTTAAGTGGCTGGCTTACAATTCAACCGATAAGCTTGATATAATAGCTCAATATTGGCAATTGAAAGCTCATCCAGAGGATTCTCGTTCGGGGGATTATGGATACTCAAAGGCTGATATGCATCGTTTTGGTGCCCATCAAGGTTTTTCTGTTTATACTGCCCTGGAAAATGCTGCTGATCGTGATGTTGATATCAG GCTAGTACAGCACTCTGGAGTATATCCTGACTATACCAAAGAACCATCCAGCCTAGCTGCAAGAAGACCAAATGTCAAGAGTGTgactttattacttgataaatGGTGGGGTTCAGGCATTGTTCATGCCAAAGTTTGGATATCAGATAATAGAGATGTATATATAGGATCTGCAAACAATGACTGGAAATCTCTTACTCAG GTGAAGGAAGTTGGAATTTATCTTGTTGGTTGTCCTAAAGTAGCAAGGAAAGTTGGGGTCTATTTTCACAACCTATGGAGACTTGCACATCTTGATGATTCAGCTTACACAACAACAATCTTAGACCAACAATGGCAGATTCAAAGAAAAGTTCCATGTTGGTCACATTTCATTGAATCTGACATGAGATGCAC GCCACAACTTCCTCGTTTCGAGGAGATTCCTTACGTTGCCGGCTATCCTACATTATCGGACCCTAAAATATTGAAGTTGATTATTGATGCTCCTGGATATGGTTATACCAGTTCTGTTCCTCAATCAAGCTATCTATCTTTCTCTCCGCCAGAG CTATCATTTGGCAGGTTCCAACCTGATGAACAAGGATGGCTGGATACGATTAAATCCGTCTCTGACGGAGGGACCGTTAGGATTAGTACAATGGACTGGCTTGGTCAATCCCAATACATGGACCGAACGGTTTATTGGTCATCTCTTTCAACTGCTATCTCAGAG GTTGTGTTCTCCAAGCATGCAAAAGTGAAGATACTTGTAGCATACTGGGCACATTTTATAAACAACACTGATCTCTACTTGAAATCACTTCTCTACTCCAATGTCCTTTGCACTTCTTCAAAGAACAACGAATGTTCCGGCAAAGTTGAGATCAAGTATTACAAGGTGCCAGGTTACAACATGACCGGACCGGCTATCGTGAACGGAAAGAAAACTGGAAATCTCTATCCGGCTTTCACCAGAGTCAACCATGGTAAATATGCGGTGAGTGACATACGTGGTCACATTAGCACCAGCAATCTTATATGGGATTATTTCTACACAACAGCCGGTGTTAGCTTCGGGACGTATAATCCGGCCATTGTTGCTCAGCTTCAAGAAATCTTCGATGCAGATTGGAATTCTCCATATGCTGTTCCAGTTGAGGGGTTGAGTGATGGTCATGCTTGTTCTAGTTGA